In Sebaldella termitidis ATCC 33386, one DNA window encodes the following:
- a CDS encoding barstar family protein — MNNIVIDFKNINSRKDFYLQLRKKCELPEYFGDNLDALWDVLTSGELDFPLTISFTNFNKNKNGFYRDLYELLKDAEKETEKNIIFKINRGENKW; from the coding sequence ATGAATAATATAGTTATTGATTTTAAAAATATAAACAGCAGAAAAGATTTTTATCTGCAGTTAAGAAAAAAATGTGAGCTTCCCGAATATTTTGGCGATAATCTTGATGCATTGTGGGATGTACTTACAAGCGGGGAACTGGACTTTCCTCTTACGATTTCATTTACCAATTTTAATAAAAATAAAAACGGGTTTTACAGGGATCTTTATGAGCTTCTGAAAGATGCTGAAAAGGAAACAGAAAAAAACATTATTTTTAAAATAAACAGAGGAGAAAATAAATGGTAG
- a CDS encoding iron-containing alcohol dehydrogenase: MLGNFTYSNPTKLYFGKDSLNGLNEELPKYGKNVLLVYGSGSIKKNGIYDEVIKILKANNKEIFEDAGVMPNPTVEKLYEGWLRAKKGNVDFILAVGGGSVCDYAKAVSVSVYCEDDPWEKFFLRMEDVDNKIIPVGCVLTMAGTGSEMNGGTVITNHDSKLKIGHVFGENVFPKFSIMNPVYTFTLPKYQMTAGFFDIMSHILEQYFSGTDDNTSDYIMEGLLKSLIHSSEIAVKKPDDYEARSNIMWISTWALNTLIAKGKSTDWMVHMIGQSVGAYTDATHGMTLSAISIPYYKYIMPYGIEKFKRFAVNVWNINAEGKSDVQIANEGLACMEKWMKEIGLVMSIKELGVTEDMLDGIAKSSFILEGGYKVLNHEEIISILKESMKA; the protein is encoded by the coding sequence ATGTTAGGAAATTTTACTTATTCAAACCCGACAAAACTCTATTTTGGAAAAGATTCTCTTAATGGTCTAAATGAAGAGCTTCCTAAATATGGAAAGAATGTACTGCTGGTTTATGGCAGCGGGTCGATCAAAAAAAACGGCATTTATGATGAAGTTATAAAAATTCTTAAAGCTAATAATAAAGAGATTTTTGAAGATGCCGGGGTTATGCCTAATCCTACCGTTGAAAAACTATACGAGGGCTGGTTAAGAGCAAAAAAAGGTAATGTTGATTTTATTTTGGCAGTGGGCGGCGGCTCTGTCTGTGATTATGCAAAGGCTGTTTCTGTTTCTGTTTACTGCGAGGATGATCCGTGGGAGAAATTTTTTCTTCGTATGGAAGATGTTGATAACAAAATTATTCCTGTGGGCTGTGTTTTGACAATGGCAGGAACAGGCTCTGAAATGAACGGCGGTACTGTTATCACCAACCATGACAGTAAGCTGAAAATAGGTCATGTATTTGGCGAGAATGTATTTCCAAAATTTTCTATTATGAATCCGGTTTACACATTTACTCTGCCAAAATATCAAATGACTGCGGGATTTTTTGATATTATGTCTCATATTCTTGAGCAGTATTTTTCCGGTACTGATGATAATACCTCTGATTATATTATGGAGGGTCTGCTGAAATCGCTTATTCATTCTTCAGAAATTGCGGTGAAAAAGCCTGATGATTATGAAGCAAGGAGCAATATTATGTGGATTTCTACATGGGCATTAAATACTCTTATTGCCAAAGGAAAATCTACTGACTGGATGGTACATATGATTGGTCAGTCAGTGGGTGCCTATACTGATGCAACGCATGGAATGACACTTTCAGCAATATCAATTCCTTATTATAAATACATTATGCCTTACGGTATTGAAAAATTTAAGCGTTTTGCTGTAAATGTATGGAATATTAATGCAGAAGGTAAAAGTGACGTACAGATTGCCAATGAAGGTCTTGCCTGTATGGAAAAATGGATGAAGGAAATAGGTCTTGTGATGAGTATCAAAGAATTAGGTGTTACTGAAGATATGCTTGATGGTATTGCAAAGAGTTCTTTTATTCTGGAGGGCGGTTACAAGGTACTTAATCATGAGGAAATTATCAGTATTTTAAAAGAAAGTATGAAAGCATGA
- a CDS encoding ribonuclease domain-containing protein, producing MKKLILVISALLLLLIGGFYFWDLRNEVSEIKAAVTEQAENTNAEKKNIKETAEESKEEIKENIKRETEPKNNMAEKKSIQNNQSIDALTEEKIVTDYLKENGELPEYYITKKEAQREGWVAKEGNLCDVLPGRAIGGDIFTNREKTLPVKKGRIWYEADINYDCGRRNARRVVYSNDGLIFVTHDHYKNFEEIK from the coding sequence ATGAAAAAGTTAATTTTAGTTATAAGTGCACTGCTTCTTTTACTTATAGGAGGTTTTTATTTTTGGGATTTGAGAAATGAAGTGTCTGAAATAAAAGCAGCAGTAACAGAGCAGGCTGAAAATACCAATGCTGAAAAGAAGAATATCAAAGAAACAGCGGAGGAGAGTAAAGAGGAGATAAAAGAAAATATAAAAAGAGAAACTGAGCCAAAAAACAATATGGCAGAAAAAAAGAGCATACAGAATAACCAAAGCATAGATGCTCTTACAGAAGAAAAAATAGTAACGGATTATCTGAAAGAAAACGGAGAGCTTCCTGAATATTATATAACAAAAAAAGAAGCACAGAGAGAAGGCTGGGTTGCCAAAGAGGGAAATTTATGCGATGTGCTTCCGGGAAGGGCAATCGGCGGTGACATCTTTACTAACAGAGAAAAAACTCTTCCTGTAAAAAAGGGAAGAATCTGGTATGAAGCAGATATAAACTACGACTGCGGAAGAAGAAATGCCCGAAGAGTTGTTTATTCAAATGACGGATTAATATTTGTTACCCATGATCATTACAAAAATTTTGAAGAAATAAAATAG
- a CDS encoding DUF6506 family protein, whose protein sequence is MKKKYAFLLMGADFDITKDQVCFETEKLISCLYTVRNPEEAKTKVTELANKGYGAIELCGAFGSELADELITLTEGKIAIGYVVHNPQQDNLFAKFFS, encoded by the coding sequence ATGAAAAAAAAATATGCATTTTTACTTATGGGAGCAGATTTTGACATTACAAAGGATCAGGTTTGTTTTGAAACAGAAAAGCTTATTTCCTGCCTGTATACAGTCCGTAATCCTGAAGAAGCCAAAACAAAAGTAACAGAGCTGGCTAATAAAGGATATGGTGCTATTGAACTTTGCGGTGCTTTCGGTTCTGAGCTTGCAGATGAGCTTATTACGCTTACCGAAGGAAAAATAGCAATTGGTTATGTAGTACATAACCCGCAACAGGATAATTTATTTGCGAAATTCTTCTCATAA
- the guaB gene encoding IMP dehydrogenase produces the protein MATIIGEGLTFDDVLLVPQASSVLPHEVSLKTRLTKNIELNVPILSAAMDTVTESELAIAIAREGGIGFIHKNMTIERQAEEVEKVKRYESGMIANPVTLTKNATLREANELLKHYKISGLPVIEKDGSLIGIITNRDLKYRDDLTIKVKDIMTKENLVTAPVGTTLEEAKQILLEHRIEKLPIVKNNKLKGLITIKDIDNIINYPNAAKDEHGRLRVGAAVGIGKDTVDRISALVKAGVDVVTVDSAHGHSKGVVEAIKKIRKKFPKLDLIGGNIVTKEAAADLIKAGVDAVKVGIGPGSICTTRVVSGVGVPQVSAVMEVYDYCKKHEVSVIADGGITLSGDIVKAIASGADCVMLGSLLAGTEEAPGEEVLFNGRKFKTYVGMGSLVAMKRGSKDRYFQLESATEKLVPEGIESMVPFKGRLKDTIYQLCGGLRSGMGYCGTPDIESLKSKSKFIKITNAGLKESHPHDVIVTKEAPNYQASK, from the coding sequence ATGGCTACAATTATTGGCGAAGGCTTAACATTTGATGATGTATTACTGGTTCCGCAGGCTTCCTCAGTTCTGCCCCATGAAGTTTCACTAAAAACTAGACTTACTAAAAACATAGAGCTTAACGTTCCGATCCTCAGTGCCGCAATGGATACTGTTACTGAGTCAGAACTGGCAATAGCTATTGCACGTGAAGGCGGAATAGGTTTTATACACAAAAATATGACTATAGAAAGACAGGCAGAGGAAGTAGAAAAAGTAAAGAGATATGAAAGCGGAATGATAGCCAATCCTGTCACACTAACAAAAAATGCTACTCTTCGTGAAGCAAACGAGCTTTTGAAACATTACAAAATTTCCGGTCTTCCTGTTATAGAAAAAGACGGTTCTCTTATTGGGATTATTACTAACCGTGATCTAAAATACAGAGATGACCTTACTATAAAAGTAAAAGATATTATGACAAAGGAAAACCTTGTTACTGCTCCTGTAGGAACTACCCTTGAGGAAGCAAAACAAATTCTTCTTGAACACAGAATCGAAAAACTTCCGATTGTTAAGAATAATAAGCTGAAAGGTCTTATTACCATAAAAGATATTGATAATATAATAAATTATCCCAATGCTGCAAAGGATGAACACGGAAGATTAAGAGTGGGTGCTGCGGTAGGAATAGGAAAAGACACTGTTGACAGAATATCTGCCCTTGTAAAAGCAGGTGTGGATGTGGTTACTGTTGATTCTGCACACGGTCACTCAAAAGGTGTCGTAGAAGCTATCAAGAAAATCAGAAAAAAATTCCCGAAGCTTGATCTTATCGGCGGAAATATTGTTACCAAAGAAGCTGCTGCTGATCTTATCAAGGCCGGGGTAGATGCTGTAAAAGTAGGAATAGGTCCCGGTTCCATCTGTACTACAAGAGTGGTTTCAGGTGTCGGTGTTCCTCAGGTTTCCGCTGTTATGGAGGTTTATGATTACTGTAAAAAACATGAAGTTTCTGTAATTGCAGACGGAGGAATAACACTTTCAGGCGATATCGTAAAAGCTATAGCTTCAGGTGCTGATTGTGTTATGCTCGGTAGTCTTCTTGCCGGAACAGAAGAAGCTCCGGGTGAGGAAGTTCTTTTTAACGGAAGAAAATTCAAGACTTATGTTGGTATGGGATCTTTGGTTGCCATGAAAAGGGGAAGCAAAGACCGTTATTTTCAGCTGGAATCTGCCACAGAAAAACTGGTTCCCGAAGGAATAGAATCTATGGTACCGTTCAAAGGAAGACTGAAAGATACTATCTATCAGCTTTGCGGCGGACTGCGTTCAGGTATGGGATATTGCGGCACACCGGATATCGAATCTCTGAAAAGCAAATCAAAATTCATAAAAATAACCAATGCAGGATTAAAAGAAAGTCATCCTCATGATGTAATAGTTACTAAGGAAGCCCCAAATTATCAGGCTTCAAAATAA
- the glpQ gene encoding glycerophosphodiester phosphodiesterase, translated as MKKILTVMILFSITVFGNAVVIAHRGNSGEYPENTLESFNSAKYFADYLEQDLQMTKDDKLVVFHDTVLDNVTNVKQVFPKERARKNGSYYVIDFTMDELKTLQVTNRYFILWKFKFEQFKNRKYSTDDTAKIASFEEVLDLVEEYNKENNTRLGIYPELKDVWFYKSEGKDTTVALFDILKKYSYDNKQDEIFIQSYDSAELQRVKNIINPEYNVNYKLVQLIPKRKSGDIKVFRDGKKEKYDYKYFYTKNGLDEIRQYADAIGPDKSLIHGNKSKEDYYKYAKEIGFLVHAYTFNIERVGKGFKSYQDEVKYYRDVLKVDGYFTDYPAVETK; from the coding sequence ATGAAAAAAATTTTAACTGTTATGATTTTATTTTCAATTACGGTTTTTGGAAATGCAGTAGTCATTGCCCACAGAGGAAACAGCGGGGAATACCCCGAGAATACTCTGGAATCCTTTAACAGTGCAAAATATTTTGCCGATTATCTGGAACAGGATCTTCAGATGACGAAAGATGATAAGCTGGTAGTTTTTCATGATACTGTCCTTGATAATGTTACTAATGTGAAACAGGTTTTTCCAAAGGAAAGAGCCAGAAAAAACGGCAGTTATTATGTTATTGATTTTACTATGGATGAGCTGAAAACATTACAGGTAACAAACCGTTATTTTATTCTGTGGAAATTCAAATTTGAACAGTTTAAAAACAGAAAATACAGTACTGATGATACTGCGAAAATAGCTTCTTTTGAAGAAGTACTGGATTTAGTAGAAGAATATAATAAAGAAAATAATACCAGACTGGGTATTTATCCTGAGCTGAAAGATGTGTGGTTTTATAAAAGTGAAGGAAAGGATACTACAGTTGCATTGTTTGATATATTAAAAAAATACAGTTATGATAATAAACAGGATGAAATTTTTATACAGTCATATGACAGTGCAGAGCTGCAAAGGGTAAAAAATATAATAAATCCTGAGTATAATGTTAATTATAAGCTGGTACAGCTGATACCAAAGAGAAAAAGCGGTGATATAAAAGTATTTCGTGACGGTAAAAAGGAAAAGTATGACTATAAGTACTTTTATACAAAAAACGGACTGGATGAAATAAGACAGTATGCGGATGCCATAGGGCCGGATAAGAGTCTTATCCATGGAAATAAATCAAAAGAAGATTATTATAAATATGCTAAAGAAATAGGTTTTTTGGTTCATGCTTATACATTTAATATCGAAAGAGTAGGGAAAGGCTTTAAGAGCTATCAGGATGAAGTAAAATATTACAGGGATGTATTAAAGGTTGACGGTTATTTTACCGATTATCCGGCTGTGGAGACAAAGTAG
- a CDS encoding MerR family transcriptional regulator yields MSYSIGEISKMMNVAPSTLRYYEKEGLLPFIKRSESGIRVFGESDFGWFSIIHCLKQAGMSIKDIKKYMDMIAEGDSSIGERLDIFEKQRVKVERQIKELNQIREVLEYKCWYYETAKEIGSVDAVENMKTEDMPDKYARIKEKLSGLKLK; encoded by the coding sequence ATGTCATATAGTATAGGGGAAATATCAAAAATGATGAATGTTGCACCTTCAACACTTCGTTATTATGAAAAAGAAGGGTTACTTCCGTTTATAAAACGCTCTGAGAGCGGCATTCGTGTATTTGGAGAATCGGATTTCGGATGGTTTTCTATTATACATTGTCTGAAACAAGCCGGAATGTCTATAAAAGATATTAAAAAATATATGGATATGATAGCAGAAGGAGATTCAAGCATTGGAGAACGTCTGGATATTTTTGAAAAGCAGCGTGTAAAAGTAGAAAGACAAATAAAGGAATTGAACCAAATTCGCGAAGTATTGGAATATAAGTGCTGGTATTATGAAACAGCAAAAGAAATCGGGTCAGTTGATGCAGTTGAGAATATGAAAACAGAGGATATGCCTGATAAATATGCACGTATAAAAGAAAAATTAAGCGGTTTGAAACTAAAATGA
- a CDS encoding DKNYY domain-containing protein: MKKLVFIFISLVFFAYGDEFIREYGTYELVKCERKAHDRCIKVSDYTPIKITDFDRDKEKKFVSDGKNIYYQNENNYSDSTKYYSVFQTADAKTFSVINDLLAKDKNNVYYITKWKNIPLKDADPKTFEYIGESYPFVYVRDKKRVYAVEKLGDPIYIIKNADPATFMVLKENYSKDKNNVYFQEKSAKGIDAKTFEVLGYFHVKDKNNIYVREHYDYKPIRGADMKTFEILTSLYTKDKNYVYYDSKIINGADSLTFMMMKEIKENEHEYAKDKKRVYYRGREIAGSDSATFEIINRNFSKDRNNVYYKSNTNTAISGICENNFSEEKISADILETQVSEELTGQFLRGYPAEEKSYYEIKEINKPLFGRSSEAVKISRCETEAKDSWKKLENANPSTFEVNYEIRRIIPAGKYSSSGIPRISESYISNDGKNYYIDFYRVDEQLWRKIIAKYTNISENKK; encoded by the coding sequence TTGAAGAAATTAGTTTTTATTTTTATTTCACTGGTATTTTTTGCATATGGAGATGAATTTATAAGAGAATACGGAACATATGAGCTTGTAAAATGTGAACGGAAAGCTCATGACAGATGTATTAAAGTTTCAGATTATACTCCGATAAAAATAACAGATTTTGACAGAGATAAAGAAAAAAAATTTGTCAGTGACGGGAAGAATATTTATTATCAGAATGAAAATAATTATTCAGACAGCACAAAGTATTATTCTGTATTTCAGACAGCAGATGCCAAAACCTTTTCTGTTATAAATGACTTACTGGCAAAGGATAAGAATAATGTATATTATATAACAAAGTGGAAAAATATACCTTTAAAGGATGCTGATCCAAAAACTTTTGAATATATAGGCGAATCTTATCCCTTTGTTTATGTCAGGGATAAAAAGAGAGTATATGCAGTTGAAAAACTTGGTGATCCTATCTATATTATAAAAAATGCCGATCCGGCTACATTTATGGTACTGAAAGAAAATTATTCCAAGGATAAAAATAATGTATATTTTCAGGAAAAGTCCGCAAAAGGGATAGATGCCAAGACCTTTGAAGTTTTGGGATATTTTCATGTAAAGGACAAAAATAATATATATGTAAGAGAACACTATGATTATAAACCTATCAGAGGTGCAGATATGAAAACATTTGAAATACTGACATCTCTGTATACAAAGGATAAGAATTATGTTTATTATGACAGTAAAATTATTAATGGTGCCGATTCTTTGACTTTTATGATGATGAAAGAGATAAAAGAAAATGAACATGAATATGCAAAAGATAAAAAAAGAGTATATTACAGAGGAAGAGAAATAGCCGGATCTGATTCTGCAACATTTGAAATAATAAACAGGAATTTTTCTAAAGACAGAAATAATGTGTATTATAAAAGTAACACTAATACTGCAATTTCAGGAATATGTGAAAATAATTTTTCAGAAGAGAAAATCTCTGCAGATATACTTGAAACTCAAGTATCTGAGGAATTAACGGGACAATTTCTAAGAGGGTATCCTGCAGAAGAAAAATCTTATTATGAAATAAAAGAGATAAATAAACCTTTATTCGGAAGGTCATCAGAAGCAGTAAAAATATCACGCTGCGAGACCGAAGCAAAAGATTCATGGAAAAAACTTGAAAATGCCAATCCGTCTACATTTGAAGTTAATTATGAAATAAGACGGATTATACCCGCAGGTAAGTATTCTTCATCTGGGATTCCGCGTATTTCAGAATCGTATATATCTAATGACGGTAAAAATTACTATATCGATTTTTACCGTGTAGATGAACAGCTGTGGAGAAAAATAATTGCCAAATACACAAATATTTCAGAGAATAAAAAGTAA
- the ade gene encoding adenine deaminase, whose protein sequence is MNKNISEIINAAIEKELPDLVFKNAKIIDVFSLEVIDGDIAVLGDMIIGIGKYHNAKKVIDLKGKFVSPGLIEAHVHIESSLIIPENFSTVLLKHGITTAVIDPHEIANVMGIDGIRYMIDSTENTELDIFVMLPSCVPSTPYESSGAVLRAADLKNFYSHPRVLGLGELMNYPGLLDSDADLLQKILDAKSFNLSVDGHAPSISAQGLNAYISAGITTDHECETYEEMKLRLERGMYVFIREGTAAKNLEALIKYVNYKNNDLICFCTDDKEIIDIEKEGSIDYCVRKAVSFGLDPLLAIKMGSYNAAKAHKLYDRGAIAPGKKADLVILDDLENFTVSAVYKDGKLIDENPKSDFLKINDHKIFISEDISWDIKLNSDKIRAVGLVPNNLFTNEYIMNVETDKNGNFVPDSKKDAVKLFIVERHSPQNNNVGRGILHGLKIKKGVIATTIGHDSHNLIMAGYNNEDFSLALKTLKELNGGITVVADGNVLAVLPLETAGLMTSRPVAEVLEKLEELNKALIQIGFTGDFSPFLSLSFLSLPVIPKLKITDMGLFDVEKFGFVNIEV, encoded by the coding sequence ATGAATAAGAATATCTCGGAAATAATCAATGCTGCAATTGAAAAAGAGCTTCCTGATTTAGTATTTAAAAATGCAAAAATCATAGATGTTTTTTCACTTGAAGTAATTGACGGCGACATAGCTGTTCTTGGCGATATGATTATCGGTATCGGAAAGTACCATAATGCAAAAAAAGTCATTGATCTTAAAGGAAAATTTGTTTCTCCGGGTTTGATCGAAGCACATGTACATATAGAATCTTCTCTTATTATTCCGGAAAATTTTTCTACTGTACTTTTGAAACACGGAATTACCACTGCTGTCATAGATCCGCATGAAATAGCCAATGTAATGGGAATTGACGGAATCCGTTATATGATAGATTCTACTGAAAATACTGAGCTTGATATTTTCGTCATGCTTCCTTCATGTGTTCCCTCTACTCCTTATGAAAGCTCGGGAGCAGTTCTCAGAGCAGCCGATTTAAAGAATTTTTATTCACATCCGAGAGTTTTAGGGCTTGGAGAGCTAATGAATTACCCGGGACTTTTGGACTCAGATGCTGATCTTTTACAGAAAATACTTGATGCCAAATCATTTAATCTTTCTGTGGACGGACATGCACCGTCTATCAGCGCTCAGGGATTAAATGCCTACATTTCTGCCGGAATCACAACTGATCATGAGTGCGAAACTTATGAAGAGATGAAATTGCGATTAGAACGGGGAATGTATGTTTTTATAAGAGAAGGCACTGCTGCAAAAAATCTTGAGGCTCTCATAAAATATGTCAATTACAAAAATAATGATCTGATATGCTTCTGCACTGATGACAAGGAAATAATAGATATAGAAAAAGAAGGAAGTATCGACTATTGTGTAAGAAAGGCTGTCAGTTTCGGACTTGATCCTCTTCTTGCCATAAAAATGGGATCGTATAATGCTGCAAAGGCTCATAAATTATATGACAGAGGAGCAATAGCCCCGGGAAAGAAAGCTGATCTTGTTATTCTGGATGATCTTGAGAATTTTACTGTTTCAGCTGTTTATAAAGATGGAAAATTAATAGACGAAAATCCAAAATCAGATTTTTTGAAAATAAATGACCATAAAATCTTTATTTCCGAAGATATAAGCTGGGACATAAAGCTGAATTCAGATAAAATACGTGCTGTAGGGCTTGTTCCCAATAATCTTTTTACCAATGAATATATTATGAATGTAGAAACTGATAAAAACGGAAATTTTGTTCCTGACAGCAAAAAAGATGCAGTAAAGCTTTTTATCGTTGAAAGACATAGTCCGCAGAATAATAATGTAGGCAGAGGTATATTACACGGCCTAAAAATAAAAAAGGGCGTTATTGCCACTACTATAGGGCATGATTCACATAATCTTATTATGGCAGGATATAATAACGAAGATTTTTCACTTGCATTAAAAACACTGAAAGAGCTGAACGGAGGTATTACTGTAGTTGCCGACGGCAATGTTCTTGCCGTGCTTCCGCTGGAAACTGCCGGACTCATGACTTCCCGGCCTGTTGCTGAAGTGCTTGAGAAACTGGAAGAACTGAATAAGGCTTTGATTCAGATTGGATTTACCGGTGACTTTAGTCCGTTTTTATCTTTGTCATTTTTATCGCTCCCTGTTATTCCAAAATTGAAAATAACTGATATGGGACTTTTTGATGTTGAAAAATTCGGATTTGTAAATATTGAGGTTTAA
- a CDS encoding HU family DNA-binding protein, with amino-acid sequence MSKKEFIEAYAKSTGETKKRSEELVNAFLETVEKTLVKGNPVQFVGWGTFGVQKRAARKGRNPQTGKEIKIAAKKVVKFKVGKKLADKVAK; translated from the coding sequence ATGTCAAAAAAAGAATTTATTGAGGCTTACGCAAAATCAACAGGTGAAACTAAAAAAAGATCTGAGGAGTTAGTAAACGCTTTCTTAGAAACTGTAGAAAAAACTTTAGTTAAAGGGAATCCTGTACAATTCGTAGGATGGGGAACTTTTGGAGTTCAAAAAAGAGCTGCAAGAAAAGGAAGAAACCCACAAACTGGAAAAGAAATCAAAATTGCTGCTAAAAAAGTAGTAAAATTCAAAGTTGGAAAAAAATTAGCTGATAAAGTTGCAAAATAG
- the guaA gene encoding glutamine-hydrolyzing GMP synthase translates to MKKKILIVDFGSQYSQLIARRIREMEVYCEIVHHSQVLKQISEEKDFITGVILSGGPESVYEENSPAVEKELFFAGLPVLGICYGMQLIAHLNGGSVERAETKEFGKASLEILDEKNPLFKNVKQNSQIWMSHGDHITKLPEGFREIARTSSCSAAIMNDNNIYALQFHPEVSHSIFGKEILENFIFNICKCEKNWIIKSFIEEETEKIKQIVKDDKVILGLSGGVDSSVAAVLINNAIGKQLTCIFVDTGLLRKDEAKKVLEYYKEHFDLDIKFVDAKNRFFEKLKGADEPEQKRKIIGHEFIEIFNEETYKLKGAKFLAQGTIYPDVIESQSIKGPSHTIKSHHNVGGLPEDLAFELLEPLKELFKDEVRKVGAELGLPHFVVNRHPFPGPGLGIRVIGEVTEEKVKILQEADNIFIEELIAKDYYGKVSQAFVALLPVKSVGVMGDQRTYEYTAVIRSVNTTDFMTATWSKLPYEFLENISNKIINKVNGINRVVYDISSKPPATIEWE, encoded by the coding sequence ATGAAAAAGAAAATTTTGATTGTTGACTTCGGTTCTCAGTACAGTCAGCTGATTGCCAGAAGAATCAGAGAAATGGAAGTTTACTGTGAAATTGTACATCATTCGCAGGTTCTAAAACAAATATCCGAGGAAAAAGATTTTATCACGGGTGTTATACTCTCAGGCGGTCCTGAATCTGTCTATGAGGAAAATTCACCTGCTGTAGAAAAAGAACTGTTCTTTGCCGGTCTTCCTGTCCTAGGTATCTGTTACGGAATGCAGCTGATCGCCCATCTGAACGGAGGAAGTGTGGAAAGAGCCGAAACTAAAGAATTCGGAAAAGCGTCGCTTGAAATTCTGGATGAAAAAAATCCTTTATTCAAAAACGTAAAGCAGAATTCGCAGATCTGGATGAGTCACGGCGACCACATTACTAAGCTTCCCGAAGGATTCAGGGAAATAGCCAGAACATCTTCATGTTCAGCTGCAATAATGAATGATAATAATATTTATGCGCTCCAATTCCATCCCGAGGTATCACATTCAATTTTTGGAAAAGAAATTTTAGAAAATTTTATTTTTAACATTTGTAAATGTGAAAAAAACTGGATAATAAAAAGCTTCATAGAGGAAGAAACAGAAAAAATAAAACAAATTGTAAAAGACGACAAAGTTATACTGGGATTATCCGGCGGTGTTGATTCATCTGTTGCTGCTGTCCTGATTAATAATGCCATAGGAAAACAGCTTACATGCATTTTCGTGGATACAGGGCTCCTAAGAAAAGATGAAGCTAAAAAAGTTCTGGAATATTATAAGGAACACTTTGATCTTGACATTAAATTTGTAGATGCTAAAAATAGATTTTTTGAAAAATTAAAGGGCGCTGACGAGCCTGAACAAAAAAGAAAAATAATCGGTCATGAATTTATAGAGATTTTCAATGAAGAAACATATAAGCTAAAAGGTGCCAAGTTTCTTGCACAGGGGACGATCTATCCTGATGTAATAGAATCACAGTCTATAAAAGGACCGTCACATACTATAAAATCTCATCATAATGTAGGCGGACTTCCTGAAGACCTTGCTTTCGAGCTTTTAGAGCCTCTGAAAGAGCTTTTTAAAGACGAAGTAAGAAAAGTAGGTGCTGAGCTCGGACTTCCGCATTTTGTAGTAAACAGACATCCTTTTCCGGGACCGGGACTTGGAATAAGAGTTATTGGCGAAGTAACGGAAGAAAAGGTAAAAATACTTCAGGAAGCTGATAATATTTTTATTGAGGAGCTTATTGCCAAGGATTATTACGGAAAAGTAAGCCAGGCATTCGTTGCCCTTCTTCCGGTGAAGTCCGTAGGAGTTATGGGAGATCAGAGAACATATGAATACACGGCAGTTATAAGATCCGTAAATACTACTGATTTTATGACAGCTACATGGTCAAAGCTTCCATATGAATTTTTGGAAAATATTTCAAATAAAATTATAAATAAGGTAAACGGAATTAACAGGGTAGTTTATGATATCTCATCTAAGCCGCCTGCGACAATTGAGTGGGAGTAA